AACAGCCAGGAAATAGTCTGGTTCCGCCAATATTACGGCGAAATTCTCGATTAGCGTCCGATGCCCGATGGGTGACCCCGACGCCAGGTGCTGTACAACCTACAAACCGTATTGAGCGGGTAGAGTTGGCCGGGCGACCGATGTCGCTCAGAATCCTCGTGACGCGGCGGTCCGTCATCACCTTTTTTGCGGCCAGCGTAGCGATTATTTCGCTCAATAACGAGATCGTTCAACCCCGTTCATCCAACCGTCCAAGCGGGCCGGTTGGTTGTGTGAAATGACCTACTTCATGATCAACGCGACATGGCGCACATCGAGACTGACGAGTGCGGCGCGCCAGAGTTCCTCTCCAATGGCAGCAAGATCGTCACCTGTCCCGGCGCGCAGGGGAAGCCGGACCCGCTGGCGGTCGACCAGCTGGTAGTCCGCCGGACGGGCATCCACTTCCCCAACCGCGCGTGTTTAACCTGACGCCGGCGAGCGAACTGGGCACGGACAACACGCCGGCCGAGGTTGCGGCGTGGTCGGCGGTCGCTAAGCGGCAGACGGATTCGAACGAGAAGTACCGCCGTATCTCGGCAGAAACCGCGCCCTTAATCGCGCCCGAAACTATTTCATGACATGAAAAAAGCCCGGAAAAACCGGGCTTCTTGATACCCCCAAGGGGAGTCGAACCCCTGTTCACCGGCTGAGAACCGGTTGTCCTAGGCCACTAGACGATGGGGGCGTCTGCTGGGTCGCGGGGCGTTGGCCGACCTAGGGGAGGGGGATTATGGGGAGAAAATGGCGCGGAGTCAAGGCATCGTGGCGAGCGCGCGGGTGATGGCTTCGGGCGGGCAGCCGATGTCGGCGATGGTGATGTTTCCCAGCCACGGTTTGGCGTGAGCGTGGGCGAAACCGGCCTTTTCGCCGACGAAAGTCACCGTTTGCGTGGCGCGGATGCAGGGGCCCAGCGGCAGGCCGGTGTCGCAATCGAGACCGCTGGGGAGGTCGATCGAGAGGATGGGGCGGTTTGAGTCGATCACCGCGTTGATGATCTCGCCGGCGTCGCCGCGTGGGGCGGAGGTGAGGCCGGTGCCAAAGATGGCGTCGATGATCAGGTCGGTGGGGGTGCTCGCGATGAGGTCGGTGGACGCGGGGCGTGCGGGCAAAGCCATCGCCTGCACGATCTGCCAGTTGATGAAGGCGTCGCCCTTGTAGGCGGCGGGGTCGACGGAGAGGGCGATCGTCACGCGGACGCCGCGCGAATGCAGGTGGCGGGCGATGGCTAGGCCGTCGCCGCCGTTGTTGCCACCGCCGCAGAGAATGAGGGCATGGGGTGATGCTGCATGTCGTAGCATTGCGCTCGCGACGTCGGTGGCGCCGCGGGCGGCGTTCTCCATCAGCACGATGCCGGGGATGCGGTATTCCTCGATCGACAGGCGGTCGACCTCGCGGACCTGCGCACGGGAGAGGCGAAGCGGGGGAGTCGTCATCGGATGATTTTAGGACGTTGCGCCACCGGCGCCGTTCCCATTTTGTTCTCATTTCGCCGCAGGAGCGCCGCTCTGAGCTCCTGCGGCGAAAAAGTGGCGAGGCAAATCTAGTTTTGAAACTGCGGATGAGCTGCAGCGCGTCGAGCGAATATCGCGACGCAGCGGTCGACTAATTAGTCCGCCGTGCCCGGCGGCAGCGAAGGCTCTTCCTGCAGCAGCATGCGCAACTCGTCGGCCGACAGGATCGGCTCGTCCGGGTGCATCTCCATTTCATCGGGCTCGCTGGCGGACACCGGCACTTCCGGTTCCACGCGCTGCACGATGACGGGGGGCGCCTCTATCACCGGCGAGATGCCAATGCGATGCAAACCGTCCTCGGCCAGCAGGCCGTCGGCGCCCATCGACATCGCCTGCGCCAGGGCGGCCTGTCGGCCGTCGGTGTGCGTCAGCCAGACCTCGATCTGCGGGTACCGCCGGCGAAGGGCGGAGATCATCGCCAGCTCTTCGCGGTACAGGCTGCTCAGGCTGATTATGATCGCGCGGTAGCTCGTCGGGTGTTTCGCCAGCTCGGCGACGGCCGCGTAGGGGTCGTCGGCGTCGGCGCAGCTGTAGCCCAACTGTTCCAGCAACGCGCGCGGTTGCTGGCGCGATGCGCTGCTGGCGACGAGCAACGCTCGCCCGCTCGGCCGTAATACTGGCATGCTCACTGCTGACATCCCGCTCCCATTCGCTTCGGGGAGTATAGCTGTTAAGCCCTCGGGTTGCGACGCAAAAGTCGGCCACTCGGCTCACATCGCCAAGTAAACTGCCCAAGCGAGCCCGTGCAGCATCGCGATCGCGTACAGCATGAACGTGAACTTCGGTTTATGCAGCTTGTGGCGGAACGTCTTGCGGCCGACGAATGCGCCGGGGAAGCCGCCAGCGAAGGCGAGGGATTGCAGCGTCGCTTCCGGCACGCGCCATTGCCGCCGGGCGGCGCGGCGTTTGTCGATGCCGTAGACGACGAAGGTGATCAGGCTGGCGAGGAGGTAGTAGGCGAGGATCCAGAGCATGAAGGGGATCTGAAAGTGACGAGTGAGGTAGCGGAAGAACGGAGCCCGAATGACGACTCAATAACCAAATCCGAGTGAC
This genomic stretch from Tepidisphaeraceae bacterium harbors:
- a CDS encoding beta-eliminating lyase-related protein; the encoded protein is MAHIETDECGAPEFLSNGSKIVTCPGAQGKPDPLAVDQLVVRRTGIHFPNRACLT
- a CDS encoding response regulator — its product is MPVLRPSGRALLVASSASRQQPRALLEQLGYSCADADDPYAAVAELAKHPTSYRAIIISLSSLYREELAMISALRRRYPQIEVWLTHTDGRQAALAQAMSMGADGLLAEDGLHRIGISPVIEAPPVIVQRVEPEVPVSASEPDEMEMHPDEPILSADELRMLLQEEPSLPPGTAD
- a CDS encoding DUF1294 domain-containing protein, with the translated sequence MLWILAYYLLASLITFVVYGIDKRRAARRQWRVPEATLQSLAFAGGFPGAFVGRKTFRHKLHKPKFTFMLYAIAMLHGLAWAVYLAM
- a CDS encoding NAD(P)H-hydrate epimerase, with the protein product MTTPPLRLSRAQVREVDRLSIEEYRIPGIVLMENAARGATDVASAMLRHAASPHALILCGGGNNGGDGLAIARHLHSRGVRVTIALSVDPAAYKGDAFINWQIVQAMALPARPASTDLIASTPTDLIIDAIFGTGLTSAPRGDAGEIINAVIDSNRPILSIDLPSGLDCDTGLPLGPCIRATQTVTFVGEKAGFAHAHAKPWLGNITIADIGCPPEAITRALATMP